One genomic segment of Tursiops truncatus isolate mTurTru1 chromosome 11, mTurTru1.mat.Y, whole genome shotgun sequence includes these proteins:
- the OR10P1 gene encoding LOW QUALITY PROTEIN: olfactory receptor 10P1 (The sequence of the model RefSeq protein was modified relative to this genomic sequence to represent the inferred CDS: inserted 3 bases in 2 codons; deleted 3 bases in 2 codons; substituted 1 base at 1 genomic stop codon), with product MSTVAELHTWGRQPPQLAPSHSTSWSSGSHIKNTCLGVLLVYRVTLLGNSLIXLLTLADAALHSPMHFFLRHFSVAGLLYTKTIVPRMLADLLSSVSAIPPTGCFTQLYFSLPVIAERGLLTAMASDRYAAVCRQLHHSTLMGQGVCVRMVGTSYHMGIITGTTHSIFIFTLPFPGTNTIHHFLCDVLPVLRLASLSTLWGEVGNLALTIAFILTPFSLTVASYACILSIILGVATSQGRXRIFSTCSSHLLAIMFFFGMGTVAYMRPWAGSSQDGDQILAVFYTAVTPMFNPLVYTLRNKEVTGXMRQLVKRYVWSP from the exons ATCAAAAACACATGTTTGGGGGTGCTTCTGGTCTACCGGGTCACCCTGCTGGGCAACTCACTGAT CCTCCTCACCCTGGCAGACGCTGCCCTGCACTCGCCC ATGCACTTCTTCCTGCGCCACTTCTCTGTGGCGGGGCTCCTCTACACCAAGACCATCGTGCCCAGGATGCTGGCCGACCTCCTCTCCTCCGTCTCCGCCATCCCGCCCACCGGCTGCTTCACCCAGCTGTACTTCTCGCTCCCTGTCATCGCTGAACGCGGCCTGCTCACGGCCATGGCCAGTGACCGCTATGCTGCCGTCTGCCGGCAGCTGCATCACTCCACCCTGATG GGCCAGGGAGTGTGTGTGCGCATGGTGGGCACCTCCTACCACATGGGCATCATCACCGGCACCACTCACTCCATCTTCATCTTCACTTTGCCTTTCCCTGGTACCAACACCATCCATCACTTCCTGTGTGACGTCCTGCCTGTGCTGAGGCTGGCCAGCTTGAGCACCTTGTGGGGTGAAGTGGGCAATCTTGCCCTCACGATAGCCTTTATCCTGACCCCCTTCTCATTGACTGTAGCCTCCTATGCCTGTATTCTTAGCATCATCCTTGGGGTCGCGACATCCCAGGGACGTTGAAGAATCTTCTCTACCTGTTCCTCCCACCTACTTGCAATCATGTTCTTTTTTGGGATGGGGACTGTTGCCTACATGAGGCCATGGGCAGGCTCCTCCCAGGACGGGGACCAGATCCTTGCCGTCTTCTACACAGCTGTCACTCCCATGTTCAACCCTTTGGTCTACACTCTGAGAAACAAGGAGGTCACGG CAATGAGGCAGCTCGTGAAGAGATATGTCTGGAGCCCTTGA